ATGACGGAGGGAAGGGAGCCACCCCCTACTACGTGGAGATAAGCATCACCGGACGCATGCTCACCCTCTACGAGAAAAGGGAAGGGGAGGCTCCGGTGCAGATTCGCCAGTATCCGGTAGGCACCGTCGCAATCGGCAACAACACCTACCCTACCGGAGAAGGGAAGGTCACCAGGATCGAGTTCGACCCCTGGTGGCACCCCACCCCCTACTCGCGACAGATCTTCCGCGGCCGCGGCATCGTCCTTCCGCCCGCCGTCCCTCCCGGTGATCCCCTGAACTACATGGGGCCCGTCAAGATCTCCCTCTCGCACAAGACGTGGAAAGGGGCGATCTACCGCATCCACGGCAACAACAATCCGAACAGGGTAGGCAGACGCGTGACCGGCGGGTGCTTCGTCATGCACAACAGGGACGGCCTGGAGCTCGCTCGCACCATCAAGGTGGGTACCGTCGTTAACATCATTCCCTGAGTGCAGGGGCGTTTCCTCTCCTGAAACCGCCTGTCCCGCACACTCCTCTGCGCAGGACCCATGCACCCTCTGCGGGGAGAATCGATGCGTCGAGGAATCGCTTTCTTCATCCTTTTTGCCGGTGGCCTCTGCGGACCTTCGGCAGGGGCATCTGAGGAGTCCGCATCTGCGGCGGTGGAGACGTCCACTTCGAAGGGACAGGAGCGTTCCCCCTTCCAGCTCACACTCTACGGCAGGGGAAGTTTCGACGTGACCTACTACAGGGACGGCACCTCCCCACGGGACCTTTCCTACGGCATCTGGAACGGGAGCCGGGCCGGGGTAAGGGGGAGTGTCGCGGTGGGGCGCGGAACCAAGGCCCTTTTCCACCTGGAGAGCGGCTTCGGGACGGAGGACGGCAAATTCAGGCTCATGCAGGATAAGGTCTTCGGCCGCCAGGCCTACGGCGGTATCGAGAGCCCGCTGGGGACCTTGACGTACTGGAGGCAATACCCTGTTTCCGATCCCCTTGCAAGCCTCGTGGACATCGCCCTGCCGGGGGTCCTGAGCGCCTACAAGAGTCAGTTCTACTGGCAGATCGACAGGCTGGAACGATCCCTCATCTATAGCTCCCCCAAGGTGAGGGATGTGCAGGCTCGCCTGGGGTACGCATTCGGCAAGAAGAGTGGGGAGGTCGGTGCTTCCACCTGGACTGCCGGCGTCCTGTACAGCACGAAGCGGCTTTCGGCCGGGGCGTCGCTCGAGTCGTGGAAAACCTCCGCTTTCGGCACCCCGGGCGCCGTGTACAATTTCTGGAACGTGGCTGCTTCCTGCGAGGTGGGGGGGGCGACGCTGGTGGCCGGTTTCTCATCGGACGACGTCAACCTCGACCTGTCGTCGGATGACGCCATCGCGAGCAGGACCTTCGCCCTCGGTGCACAGATGGCAGCGGGACGCGCGGGGAGGGTCGTGCTGCTGGAGCAGATAATGGCCCCGGAGAGGGGGGGGACGGTGAGCATATCGACGGTGCGTTACACGTACCTCCTCTCGGAGCGCGCCTCGCTTTTCGCGCAGGCGAATGTGGCAAACCGCGCGGCGGACGATGCCTACCTCCGGAGGAGCGAATTCATGCTCGGGGTGTACTACCGTTTCGAGGTATCGCTGCCTGGAGATTGACTGTCGCTGTGGCACAGGACAGAGGTGAGTCCGACGGAGAGGGTGGGGGATGGCGTTACCGCGAGCCACATATTCACTGCGTGCAAAACTGGTGGTACCGGCGGTGGCCATCATGGTGATGCTCAGCGTCGGGCTCGTCTCGGTGGGATACTGGGCGGAAGATACGGTGGTCGACACCATGTCCAGGCAGCTGATACTGCACATGACAGCGAGCATCCGCGACCACGTTTCCTTCATGATGGATGCGCCGCGCCGTATGCTGACACGCGTCCAGAAAGGGGTCGCGCGCCACCACGTCCCCCTTTCCGATCCGCGGGCCGTGGGACGGGAGCTTTACGGGCTGCTGGAAGAGGAGCACGGGGTCGACTGGGTGTATTTTGCGAACGAGGCAGGGGGCATTGTCTCCACCGGGCGGTTGGACGACGGAAGCTTCGTCTTCCTCCTGAGCGACGGTTTCAGGGCCGGCATCGTGCGCGAGTACCATGTTTCCCCCGATGGCGACCCCGCGGCGCTGCGCAAGTCCGACGGCTTCTTCGATGCCCGCGGGAAGGAGTGGTACATATCGGCGAAGGAGACGGGACGGTCCTCCTGGACAAAGCCGTATCTGGGCTCTGTGGAGCCGATCCTCGGAGTTTCCCTCTCCGCGCCGGTCACGGGGAAGGACGGTGCCGTCGTCGGTGTGTACGGGCTCGACCTCATCCTGACGCGTCTATCCGACTTCATGAGGCGACAGCTCCTCGGGCGTACCGGTCGCGCCTTTCTCACCGACAGCGACGGATACCTCATCGCCTCGTCAGGAGGGGTATCTCCAGTCGCTGTCGATGCCGGTGGGCGTCAGCACCGTGTGCGGCCGGAGGAGAGTGCGGACCGGGTGGTGGCCGCAGTGGGGCGCCATCTCAAGCTCCATCCGGAGATCGTCGCCCGCGCCGAGAAGGGGACTCAGGCCTTTGTCTTTGAAGACCCCCTTCTCGGAGACGTCTCCGCGGGGGTGGAGATTTTTCCGATCGTGGAGCACAGGTGGTGGGTCATCGTCTCCGCTCTCCCGTCTTCCGAGTTCGTTTCGGCGGTGCGCCACGCCCGCCACCTCTCGCTCGGCCTTTTGGCCGTGCTGATTGCCGCCGCACTGGGCGCCGGTCTCTGGACCGTGAACCGGGCGCTGCGCCCCCTGGAGGAGTTGACCGAGGATGCCCTTCGGATAGCAAAGGGGGAGTGGCCCGATGTGAAGGAGAGCCGGCGCTCTGACGAGATCGGCGTGCTGAGCCGTGCCCTCGGCACAATGACCCGCAGCGTCAGGTCCTCCCAGAGCGAGCTCGAAGAGAGGGTCGCACAGCGCACGGCGGATCTGAACCGCACGGTGGAGATGCTCCGGAAAGAGATCGCCCAGCGGGTCCGGACGACCGAGGCGCTGCAGGCGGAAACCGCGGAGCGCCTGAACGTGCAGGCCGAGCTGCGGGAGAAGGAGCTGATGCTGATGCAGCAAAGCCGCCTCGCAGCGCTCGGCGACATGATCGGTAATATCGCGCACCAGTGGCGCCAGCCGCTGAACATACTCGGCCTGCTCATCCAGGAGATGCAGCTCTTCTACCAGCGAAATACCTTTACCGCGGAATACCTCGAGGCGACGGTGGAGCGGATGCTCGACATCATCCAGCACATGTCGAAGACGATCGACGACTTCAGGGACTTCACCCGCACCGACGTGGAGAAGCAGAACTTCAGGATGGTGGAGGTCGTGGAAAAGGTCGTCTCGTTGCTGGAAGGGGGGCTGAACGCGCACGGAATCTCCACGACGATCGATGCGGCGGACGACCCGGTGGTGCGCGGCTACCGGAACCAGTTTTCGCAGGCCCTCCTCAACATCATCATCAACGCACGGGACGCACTGCTGGCCGGGGGAGGGGGAGCGCGGCAGATCCGCATCACAGTGGCGACGGAAGGGGGAAAGTGTGTCGTCACCATTGCCGACACAGCCGGCGGGATCCCCGAGGAGATCATCGGCAGGATCTTCGACCCCTACTTCACCACGAAAGGTCCGCAGGAGGGGACGGGGATCGGGTTGTACATGGCCAAAACCATCATTGAGAAGAACATGGGGGGGAAGATCTCGGTGCGTAACACCCCCGACGGGGCGGAGTTCCGGATAGAGGTGTGAAAGGGGATTTGCAGCAACCGGTACGAAAGAAGGGCACCGTTTTCGCGGTGCCCTTCGTCGTTGCAGCTACTTTTTCGGCGAGGTCTACAGCCCGTGCACTTCGTCCACCGTTCTCACGATGTCGTCCTTGAAGAGGATGAGGTTCACCTGGTCCTTTGCGCGGCTGAAGGTGAAATTCAGGTGGTGCTCGTACGCCATGAGCGCCACCGGCTCGATCTGGCTCGGGTCGCGCAGCTTGAAGAGGATGCGGTTTCCCTTCACCAGCGTGTCGAGGAAGCTCACGGTGACGTCGAAGTCGATGCTCCCCCGCTTCCCGGTGAGGTCTATGAGGTTCCCCTCGTCCCCGGCGATGAACTGGTCGCTCAGGTTGATGCGCTGCGCGCTCTCCCCGGAGTTGTCCGCAAAGCTCCTGATGATGCCGCCGCCGCCGATCATGGTGCCGTCTTCCACCACGAAGCGCCCGACGCGGATGTTCTCGCTGAAGACGTCTGCCGCGATGTCCCCCTTCAGCGACAGGAGCACGTTTCCGACCTCCGTCGGCAGGAGCTCGACCGCAAACCTCTCGGTCACCTCGAGGGACGAGGAGTCGAGCCGCTCCTCGATGGCCAGCACCGTCGCCTGCACCTCGCTGGTGGCGAGCTTCAGCGTGTATGTCTTCCCTGCCTTGAACGGCTGGTCGGCGAGCCAGAAAATGCTCGCCCGGAGCTCGCGGGTGCGCACCGGCGCGTTCGCGCGATGGGCGATGATCTCGCCGCGCTCCACAAAGAGCTCGTCTTCGGTGGTGATCCCGATGCACTCGCCGGCGCGGGCGCTCGGGAGGTCCGGGCACTGCCACTTCTCCACGCTCTTTACGCGGGTGATCTTCCCGGACGGCAGGAAGATGACCTCGTCACCCTTCGCCACGGAGCCTGTCTCCACGCGGCCGGCATAGATCCTCTTGCCGTCCCACTTGTACACGTCCTGCACCGGGAGGCGCAGCGGGAGGTTGCTGTCGGCGCGCACATTCTCGAAGGTGTCGAGCGCCTCCAGTACCGTCGGGCCGGTGTACCACGGGGTCCCGCCGTGGCGGGTCGCCATGTTCTCGCCGTCGCGGGCGGAGATCGGGATCACGTAGGAGGGGACGATGTCCACCGAGTGCAGGAAGGCGCGGATGTCGTTCTCCACGGAGCGGAACACCTTCTGGTCGTACCCTACCATGTCGAGCTTGTTGATGGTCACCACCACCTGCCTGATACCCAGGAGCGACAGGACGTAGGCATGGCGCTTCGTCTGCTCCCGCACCCCTTCAACGCCGTCCACCAGGAGGATCGCGGCGTCGGCGGAGGAGGCGCCGGTGATCATGTTCTTCAAGAACTGCTTGTGCCCCGGCGCATCGATGATGACGTACGGGCGCTTCTCGGTCTTGAAGAAGGTGGAGGCGGTGTCGATGGTGATGTTCTGGTCGCGCTCCTCTTCCAGCGCGTCCATGAGGTAGGCGTACTCGAACTCGCGCCCCTGCGCGCGGCAGGTCGCGGCGATCTCCTGGTAGCGCGTCTCCGGGATGCTCCCGGTGTCGTAAAAGAGGCGCCCGATGAGGGTCGACTTGCCGTGGTCAACGTGTCCGACGATTACTATCTTAAGCGTTTCATCTTGCTTCATTATCTTCTCCGCTCCTTATCGAAAAGAGGTTCTCCGTTCGAGGTTGCAGGTTCCGGGGTGGAACGGGAGAACCGCCCCATGGTAGAACACGCCTTACATGTACCCCTTGGCGCGCAGCTTCTGCATCGCGTAGGCATTCTCCTGGTCCTGTGCACGACCGGCGCGCTCGGGGGTGTTGATCACCTTCAGCTCGTCGATTATCTCCTGCACCGTGGCGGCGTCCGAATTGATCGGCTTCGTGCACGGCATGCACCCCAGCGACCGGAAACGCTTCCCCTCTTTGGCGAAGTACAGCGGGCAGATCTCGATACCTTCGCGCTGGATGTACTCCCAGATGTTCAGCTCGGTCCAGTGCAGGATCGGGTGGACGCGGATGTGGGTCCCCGCCTCGAAGTTCGTGTTGAACTGGTCCCACAGTTCGGGCGGCTGGTCCTTGTAGGCCCACTCGAAGTTCTTGTCGCGCGGCGAGAAGACCCTCTCCTTGGCGCGGCTCCCTTCCTCGTCGCGGCGGATCCCCAGGAAGAGGCCGTGGAATTCGTTCTCCTCGATGACCTTCGTGAGGCCGTCGGTCTTCAGCTTGCCGCAGCACACCAGGCGTCCGGCCTCGGGGCTCATCCCTTCCTTGATCGCCTCTTCGTTCCGCCCGACGATGAGATCCGCGCCCCACTCACGCGCCATGCGGTCGCGGTACTCGATCATCTCGGGGTACTTGTAGGTCGTGTCGATGTGCACCAGCGGGAAGGGGATCTTCCCGAAGAAGGCCTTGCGGGCCAGGTGGATCATCGTGGTGGAGTCCTTGCCGATGGAGTACAGCATGGCGAGGTTCTCGAACTTCCGGTATGCCTCGCGGAAGATGTAGATGCTTTGCGCTTCGAGTTCGTCCAGGTGGTCGTACATTCTCTCAAATCCCTCCTCGGCCTGAGGCCGGTGTTGCAGTCTTGTCCCCCCGTGCAGCCTTGCGCCGCCTGTCGCTCCCCGGAAAGGGGAAAACCCTTCCGGAGGGATCCGGCCGGCGGGGAGCCGTCACGGGACCTTCTTTCCTCTAGCGGTGCAGACCGCACTCCTTGTGCTCCGGGTTCTCCCACCACCAGCGACCCGCTCTCGGGTGCTCGCCGGGAGCGACGGCCCTCGTGCACGGCGCGCACCCGATGGAGGGGTACCCCTGTGCGTGGAGGCGGTTCACCGGGAGGCGGTTTGCCTTCGCGTAGGCCCACACGTCGTCCTCGGTCCAGTTCAAGAGCGGGTTGATCTTCAGGATGTTGCCGTGCGCCTTGTCGATCTCGATCGCGGGAAGGTCGGTGCGGGTGACGCTCTGCTCCTTGCGAAGCCCGGTGACCCAACCCTTCAGCCCTGCAAGGGCGCGCCCCAGCGGCTCCACTTTGCGGATGCGGCAGCACTCGTGGCGGTTGTCCAGCGACTCGCGGAAGGAGTAGGGACCCTTTTCGCGCAGGAGCGCTTCCACCGACTCGTGCTTCGGGAAGTACCAGGTGATGGGGATGTTGTAGCGGGCAGCGATACCCTCGGCGACCTCGTACGTCTCCTCGTTCAGGCGGCCGGTATCGAGGGCGAATATCCCCACCGGGAGCTTCAGCGCGGCGATCTTGTCGATGATGATCAGGTCCTCGACGGAGAAGGAGCAGGCGATCTGCACCGGGCCGGCAGCGGCTGCCACGGCGGCCTGGAGGATCTCTTCTGCTGTGGCGTCGGCGGAAAGTTGCGGAATCACGATCTCGGGTGCGGTCTCAATGCTCATGCTGTCTCCCTTCCAGAGGAAAAAATTGGCCGGTGGGCCGATAGTAGTTCTGTGGGCAGAGTATTGTACGGCTGCGTACTCTGAAATCAAACGGTGAGGGGAGGATATTGTATCGCAGTTAAATTGTCAAGAATAAATCCGCGCGTGCAGGAGGGTATTTCCTACCTATCGGGTGTGTTTTATGGGGGAGGGGGTTCGTCCACGCCATAAGTGTATGCGAGGACGCACTTTTGAGGCAAGGGGAAAAGCCGCCCATCGGGTCCCCCCTCCCTCGACGGGAGGGGGACAGGGGGTGGGTGAAGCTGCCACCTGCCGGAACGGTGGCACCTTCCTCCCCCTGTCCCTTCACCCGCGAGAGGGGAGGGGACCTTCATCAGGCAGCGAGGAGGGTAACCGGGAAAGCTACCCGCGGCGCCGGTATTCCTGGCGCAGCAGGAGGTCGATGAGGACGAGCGCCGCCATCCCCTCCACAATCGGGACCGCCCGCGGCACGACGCAGGGGTCGTGCCGACCGGCGCCCTCCAGGACAACCTCCCGCCCGGTGAAGTCGGCGGTCGCCTGCTTGCGGGCGATGGTGGCGGGGGGCTTGAAGGCGACCCGGAAGTACAGCGGCTCCCCGTTGGAGATCCCCCCCTGCACGCCGCCGCTGAAGTTCGTCACCGTGCCGAGCCTGCTCCCCTTCAGCACGAAGGGGTCGTTGTGCACGCTCCCGAGCATGCGGCTCCCGGCAAAGCCGGAGCCGATCTCGAACCCTTTCACCGCCGGGAGGGAGAGCATGGCGTGGCCGAGGAGCGCCTGCAGCTTGTCGAAGATCGGCTCACCCAGTCCCGCGGGGACGTTTCGGCACACGCAGCTCACCACGCCGCCGACCGAATCGCTCCCCTCGCGGGTGCGCTCGATGAGGCGGATCATGGCGCGCGCCGCCTCCGCATCGGGGCAGCGCACCTCTGTGGCGTCGACCTGCGCCCGGTCTATGTGGTCGAGATCGACCGCCCCCGACTCGATCTCGCCGACAGCGCTCACCCAGGCGACTATCTGCACGCCGCAGCGGGCGGCCAGAAGCTTCTCCGCGATCGCTCCCGCTGCGACCCGCCCTATCGTTTCCCGCGCGCTGGAGCGCCCACCTCCGCTGGAGGCGCGCACGCCGTACTTCTGCTGGTAGGTGTAGTCCGCGTGGGAGGGGCGGGGAACCTCCTGCATCCCGGCATAGTCGCCGGGGCGCTGGTCGTGGTTGCGCACCGTGAGCGCGATGGGGGTGCCGAGGGTGACCCCCCGTTCCACCCCCGAAAGGATGGTGACCAGATCCTTCTCGCTGCGCGGGGAGGCGAGCTCGCTCTTCCCGGGACGCCGCCGGTCCAGCTGCGGCTGGATGTCGTTCTCGCCGAGCGCGATCCCGGCGGGGCAGCCGTCGACGACCGCTCCCACCGCCGCGCAGTGGCTCTCTCCGAAGGTGGTGACCTTGAACAACTTCCCGAATGTCGATGACATGTTCTCTCCGCTTTCATCTGGGGCAGATGAGGCTGGTTAAAAGGTGCTTTCCTCTTCATAGAGTGAAAGGGGAGGTTCTTTTTGTCAATGCCTGCCGCCGACTGAATGTGTACCGCCTAATTGTTCTCTCACCTCGTGCTGTCGACCGTCGCAACGGTCTCTGCTTGCCTAGTAATCGATATTGCGCGGCATTATAATGTGTGGATGGAGTATACGATGAAGGAACAAAGAGTTTTTCCCGCGGCTTCACCGGTACGAGCCTCTCGAGCGACCCCTGCAGCGCCGACGGCTGCGCAGCGGCAGGCGTGAAGTAAGAAGGGATATGGCGACTACCCTTTCAGACGCTACCCTGACGCGGGTCAGCGACTTTCTCGGCGCGCAGATGGGACTGCACTTTCCGAAGCAGCGCTGGGGAGACCTTGAGCGGGGGCTTGTGGAGGCGGCTCGCGAGATGGGGTTTCCTGACGTGGCGGCCTGTGCCGGTCGCCTGGTGAACCAGACGCTCACCCAGAGGCAGATCGAGATTCTCGCCAGCCACCTCACCGTTCCGGAGACGTACTTCTTCAGGGAGCCCGCGTCGCTGCAGGTGGTGGAGTCGGTCATCCTTCCAGAGCTGGTGCATGAGCGCCGGGGGAGGGACCAGCGACTGAGACTGTGGAGCGCGGGGTGCTCCAGCGGTGAGGAGGCGTACACCCTGGCCATCATGCTGTACCGGATGCTCCCGGATTTGAAGGAGTGGCACATCACCATCCTCGGCACGGACATAAGCCCCCGTGCCCTGCACAAGGCGCGCGGCGGCATCTACAGCAACTGGAGTTTTCGCGGAACTCCGAACTGGCTGAAGGATCTCTTCTTCCGCCCGGCCGGTGCGGGGCGATACGAGCTCTCCCAGCAGATCAGGCAAATGGTCTCCTTCTCCTACCTGAACCTCGCCAGGGACGACTACCCTTCCCTCGTCACCAATACGAACGCCATGGACCTCATCCTGTGCCGAAACGTCCTCATGTACTTCACGCAGCAGCTGGCGCAGGAGGTCGCGGAGAGGCTGCACAAGAGCCTCATGGACGGCGGGTGGCTCCTGGTGAGCCCGGCCGAAGTCTCCCCGCAGACCTTCTCCTCCTTCCAGGGAGTGAACTTTCCCGATGCCACCGTTTACCGGAAATCCGCCGACTCCGTTCCGGCTCGCTCCGTGGAGGCGCCTGCCTCGATCGCCACACCCTTCCCGGCCGGGAACGGGGGGGCAGAGGGGGGGAGCCTTCCCCTTCATGCTGCGGAGGATTCGTTGGCGGCGGCTGGTGATGCCTTCCGCGCCGGGAGATACGGGGAGGCCGCTGCCGCACTCCAGGAGCTCCTCCAGGACGGCAGAAGGGATGCCCACGGCTACTCTCTCATCGTGCGCAGCTTCGCAAACCAGGGGGCGCTGGACCAGGCGCTCCACTGGTGCGAGCGGGCAATCACGGTGCACAAGCTGACTGCGGAGTTCCACTACCTGCGGGCGGTCATCCTGCAGGAAAAGGACGAGATGCAGGAAGCGCGGCTCTCCTTGCAGCGCGCCCTCTACCTCGATCCGAATCTCGTGCTGGCGCACTTTGCCCTCGGGAAGATCGCCATGGGAGAGGGGAAGGGGAAGGCGGCGAAGCACTTCCACAACGCCCTCGCCCTCCTGAAGGGGATGGCGCCGGACGACACCCTCCCGGAGTCCGAGGGGATGACGGCGGCACGGCTCAAGGAAGTCATCCACTCGCTCCTGGGGCGCTAGTGCCGGGGCCCTCCCCGGGCGCACAGCCGCCGGAAGCGGTAGCCAAGGTGCGACGATAGCGCGTATGATGAGAATGAAAACCGGAATCGCCGAGGATTTATCGGGGAACCTGCCGATGGAAAAGCTTTTCATCCTGCATCTCGATGACCGCCGCTATGCACTGAAGCTCGCCGCTGTGGAGCGGGTGGTGCGCATGGTGGAGATCACCCCGCTCCCCTCCTCGCGGACGGTTCTCGGCCTCATGAACCTGCAGGGGCGCATCATCCCCGTTCTCGACCTGCGTCCCCGCTTCGGGATGCCGGCTCGCCCGACCGGTGCCGGCGACGTCCTGGTGGTCGCCGCCAGCGCCGGAAAGACCGTCGCACTCGTCGCCGACAGCGCCGGCGAGATCGTGGAGCGCTCCGCCAGCGAGCCTCTCCCCGCGCCCGAATTCTTCCCCGGCATGGAGTATGTGACGGGCGTTCTGAAGAGCGGGGACCGGCTCGTCCTTTTGTGCGACCTCGACCACATCCTCTCCGCGGAGGAGAGGGGGCTCATCGCGGAGGTGGAGTCGCGTCCTGAAGAGGAGGGGGCGCTCCCGCCGCCGGGGGGGGATCCGGCAGAGGATGGCGCGCTGCGAGGGGTACTGAAGGAGCGGGCGCGCAGGCTCGCGCTGGAGCCCCCGGAGCAGATAGTCCCGGAGGATCAGCTCGAGGTCGTGCACTTCACCCTCGCCTCCGAGCGCTACGGCATCGAATCGGTGCACGTGCGGGAGGTCTACCCGTACAAGGAACTGGTGCCGCTCCCCGGCTCCCCGGACTTCCTCCTCGGAATCATGAACGTGCGCGGCAAGATCCACTCCGTCCTCGACATGCGGAGGTTTTTCCATCTCCCCGGGAAGGGATCGCACCTCTTGAGCAAGGTGATCATCCTGCAGAGCCCGCGCATGGTCTTTGGCATCGTCGCGGACGCCATCCTCGGTGTCGCGTCGGTGCCGCTGGCGGAGCTGCAGCCGGGGCTTCTGACCTTCACCGGGGCGCGCGCCGCCTACGTGAAGGGGGTGACGAGGGACGGGGTCACGCTTTTGGACGGCGAGAAGATTCTTTCGGACCGCAAGCTTGTGGTGCATATGGAAGTGTAGCGAGGGGAGAGGAAAGGTCAGACGATGCGAGAGAGAGAGACGGTGAGGGATAAGATGAAGCTGCCTGGCACACTGCAGAGGAAGGGGAGGGTCTTTCTCATCCTCTTCGCCACCATGACCGTCGCCGGGATCGTGACAATAGGCGCCTTTCTGAGCCTCACGAACATGGAGCGCTCCATGAACTCCCTGAACCGCAGGGAGATCGCCATCTCCACCGATCTGAAGGAGCTGCGGGGAAGCAGGGCGGCGGAGCGCCAGGACGTACTTTCCATGTTGCTGACCCAGGACCGCTACCAGCAGAACCTGCAGCTGCAGGACATCGTGAACAGGACACGGCGCGTCGACGCCGCGATCGAGAGGCTTTCCTCAAGCCTTAAGGAGTTCCCCGACCTGAACGCAAAGTTCCAGCGCTTCCTTGCCGTACGCAACCAGTACGTCACGGAGAGGGACCAGAAGGAGATCCCGCTCATCATGGACGGCGACCCGCAGGGGCGCGCCATGGCGCTCGGGGCGCAGGCGAAACGTTCCGACGAGCTGAGAACGGCGCTCGATGACATGATCTCCCAGATCGACCACCGGCTGCAGCAGGAGCTCCAGACGGTGGGGGCCTCCGCCGCCCGGATTCTACGCACCCTCCTGGCGCTTGGAACGCTCTGCTTTCTCCTGACCGGCGCGCTGGCGTTCCTGCTGCGCCGCTTCCTCAAGCAGGAGCAGCAGGCGGAAAGGGAGATGCGCGCCCGCAACGACCTTCTCACCGTGCAGCAGCAAAGCTCCCCCGACGACATTATGGCGGTCGACGCCATAGGGACGATCCTCTTCTACAACCGGCGCTATGACGAGCTGTGGGGGCTTTCCGGCGAGGAGGTGGAGGGGCGCCCCTTCATGCAGGTCATCCAGGCATTCCTGCACAAGCTCGCCGAGCCGGAGGCGTTCCTGCAGAAGGTGCGCTACCTCATGGAGCACCGCGAGGAGCGCACCTCCGACGAGATCGTACTGAAGGACGGTACCGTTTTCGACCGCTACACCGAGCCGTTGACCGGCAGAGACGGCCACTACTTCGGCAGGATCTGGTACCTGCGCGACATCACCGGCAGGAAGGAGGCGGAAAGGGCGCTCCTTGAGAGCGAATCGAACTTCCGCGGGCTCCTGGAATCGGCGGCGGACGGGATGCTCATCGTGAACGAGGCGCACGAGATCCTCATGGTGAACGAGCAGCTGGAGACGATGTTCGGCTACCACCGCTCCGAGCTGATCGGAAAATACGTCGGCGTCCTCATCCCGTCGCGCTTCAGCCACCATGCGGATTACGCACGCGGCTACATAGAGGCGCCCCGCAAGAGGCTCATGGGG
The DNA window shown above is from Geomonas sp. RF6 and carries:
- a CDS encoding CheR family methyltransferase, whose amino-acid sequence is MATTLSDATLTRVSDFLGAQMGLHFPKQRWGDLERGLVEAAREMGFPDVAACAGRLVNQTLTQRQIEILASHLTVPETYFFREPASLQVVESVILPELVHERRGRDQRLRLWSAGCSSGEEAYTLAIMLYRMLPDLKEWHITILGTDISPRALHKARGGIYSNWSFRGTPNWLKDLFFRPAGAGRYELSQQIRQMVSFSYLNLARDDYPSLVTNTNAMDLILCRNVLMYFTQQLAQEVAERLHKSLMDGGWLLVSPAEVSPQTFSSFQGVNFPDATVYRKSADSVPARSVEAPASIATPFPAGNGGAEGGSLPLHAAEDSLAAAGDAFRAGRYGEAAAALQELLQDGRRDAHGYSLIVRSFANQGALDQALHWCERAITVHKLTAEFHYLRAVILQEKDEMQEARLSLQRALYLDPNLVLAHFALGKIAMGEGKGKAAKHFHNALALLKGMAPDDTLPESEGMTAARLKEVIHSLLGR
- a CDS encoding chemotaxis protein CheW, whose product is MMRMKTGIAEDLSGNLPMEKLFILHLDDRRYALKLAAVERVVRMVEITPLPSSRTVLGLMNLQGRIIPVLDLRPRFGMPARPTGAGDVLVVAASAGKTVALVADSAGEIVERSASEPLPAPEFFPGMEYVTGVLKSGDRLVLLCDLDHILSAEERGLIAEVESRPEEEGALPPPGGDPAEDGALRGVLKERARRLALEPPEQIVPEDQLEVVHFTLASERYGIESVHVREVYPYKELVPLPGSPDFLLGIMNVRGKIHSVLDMRRFFHLPGKGSHLLSKVIILQSPRMVFGIVADAILGVASVPLAELQPGLLTFTGARAAYVKGVTRDGVTLLDGEKILSDRKLVVHMEV